In Zingiber officinale cultivar Zhangliang chromosome 6A, Zo_v1.1, whole genome shotgun sequence, a single genomic region encodes these proteins:
- the LOC121996797 gene encoding cytokinin dehydrogenase 3-like — protein MEIAQFCARANILVLLLALFCSPCKFIQSPMGLDPLNFHQNTNTASMDFGRIHFSFPSAILRPKSPADISLLLSFLSGSSFSEVTVAARGAGHSIYGQAQALDGIVIEMDAMPSNIEVHRKGEGEVDVSYVDVSGGALWIELLEESLKHRLAPRSWTDYLYLSIGGTLSIGGISGQAFKYGPQISNVLQLDVVTGKGEVVTCSPTKSSELFYSVLGGLGQFGIITSARILLQEAPEKVKWVRAFYDDVQTFTQDQELLISMPNLVDYVEGFIVLNDQSLNSFTTAFPAHLHFAPEFHSEGRSKVYYCIEYAVHDHSSKDINTDQVVEEVSRQMRNLPSQLYTVEVSYYDFLNRVRMEEMSLRSAGLWEVPHPWLNMFVPKSGISEFIDLLLENISAEEFEGPVLIYPVLRDKWDRNTSMVLPDAADDQVVYIVGMLRSTNQDSCPADCLQNLLQTNLRITGAASDAGAKQYIPHHSSPAGWFSHFGRHWNRFAGRKAQFDPLGILAPGQGIFSRRSVSSS, from the exons ATGGAGATTGCTCAGTTTTGTGCCAGAGCCAACATCCTTGTCCTGCTTCTTGCTCTCTTCTGTTCTCCATGCAAGTTCATCCAGAGTCCCATGGGCTTAGACCCCTTAAACTTCCACCAGAACACAAACACGGCATCCATGGACTTCGGAAGGATTCACTTCAGCTTTCCCTCGGCAATTCTCAGACCCAAGTCCCCAGCAGACATCTCCCTTCTCCTCAGCTTCCTCTCTGGTTCATCCTTCAGCGAGGTCACAGTTGCCGCGAGAGGAGCTGGGCACTCCATCTATGGCCAAGCCCAGGCACTGGATGGCATAGTCATTGAGATGGACGCTATGCCTTCCAATATAGAAGTCCACAGGAAGGGAGAAGGGGAAGTTGATGTCTCTTATGTCGATGTCAGTGGTGGAGCACTCTGGATCGAGCTTCTGGAGGAGAGCTTGAAGCATAGGCTGGCTCCAAGGTCATGGACTGACTACCTCTATCTCAGTATTGGCGGCACTCTCTCCATCGGTGGCATCAGTGGCCAAGCTTTCAAGTATGGCCCTCAGATCAGCAATGTCCTACAACTGGATGTGGTGACAGGCAAAGGGGAGGTAGTGACTTGCTCCCCCACCAAAAGTTCAGAGCTTTTCTATTCAGTTCTAGGTGGTTTAGGCCAGTTTGGCATCATAACAAGTGCAAGAATCCTGCTTCAAGAAGCTCCAGAGAAG GTCAAGTGGGTGAGAGCCTTCTATGATGATGTCCAGACCTTCACCCAGGACCAAGAACTGTTGATTTCGATGCCTAACTTGGTGGATTACGTTGAAGGCTTCATAGTTCTCAACGACCAATCCCTCAACAGCTTCACAACCGCCTTCCCTGCTCACCTACACTTCGCACCAGAGTTCCATAGTGAAGGCCGTTCGAAGGTCTACTACTGCATTGAGTACGCTGTCCATGACCACAGTTCCAAGGACATCAACACAGATCAG GTGGTCGAGGAGGTTTCGAGGCAGATGAGGAACTTGCCATCTCAATTGTACACTGTGGAGGTCTCCTACTATGATTTCCTCAACAGGGTTAGGATGGAGGAGATGAGCCTGAGGAGCGCTGGGCTGTGGGAAGTGCCTCACCCTTGGCTCAACATGTTCGTACCCAAGTCTGGAATCAGTGAGTTCATCGACTTGCTCTTGGAGAACATTTCTGCAGAGGAATTTGAGGGCCCTGTCCTCATCTACCCAGTTCTAAGAGACAA GTGGGACAGGAACACATCAATGGTGCTGCCTGACGCCGCTGACGACCAGGTGGTGTACATCGTCGGCATGCTCCGGTCGACCAACCAGGACAGTTGCCCAGCCGACTGCCTGCAGAACCTCCTCCAAACCAACCTCCGCATCACCGGAGCAGCCTCCGACGCCGGAGCCAAACAGTACATCCCGCACCACTCCTCGCCGGCGGGATGGTTCAGCCACTTCGGCCGTCACTGGAACCGGTTCGCGGGGCGCAAAGCTCAGTTCGACCCGCTCGGTATCTTGGCGCCCGGGCAGGGAATATTCTCTAGAAGGTCCGTCTCTTCCTCGTAG
- the LOC121996798 gene encoding protein EXECUTER 1, chloroplastic-like, with translation MASIPSARLPPASSAGHIGSDSTRFPRKIPVYLPQPPLLPLPRLKRVGTSRAPPSPFLCCCHDGPSSGGQEEGSSSKDGSSPISWDSLIHEIVRGAAKRWDELVASCRNSWSKNGLPVVASEAGKEVLGEEEENEEDGGEWDWERWKRHFAEIEEYEKLVSILKSQLNEAILREDYEDAAKLKLAMSGAAKKDVVGTALTIMNRAIEEERYNDAAFIRDHAGAELVGWWAGISEDGTDPYGRLICIMAEYGRYVARSYSPRQLASGRAGLPLFEIFFTKTDGDYRQQVVYLQKLENSEDSTNNSVKKPGSNSLNLYDGPKGEKSENSLQAQDLKTVEGKDGDINMMDGISIIQNVLRDLIPGSKVRVIKLGSPGKVGKDIISKVVEQIMEEEDDGDEEDSCNEELESIESDGLNAENDIEEVEMEARDLASSQEEKSELSLKVIIGDLTPKSFADVPPTNLVRVPAKLEKRDNSSFSITLGQDAVKNRNERKKHASKRKTFAAKNADLLSFELAKMIPDKDRKHLKVLKDLQELINYSVNNRQNYHSLYETTLFRQIKMPSTSDPLSGLYIGSHGMYSSSVLHLKRKFGQWQEDSTSHKYADLKFYEYVEATKLTGDPSVPAGQVAFRAKLGKQNQLPHQGIIPEEFGVIARYKGQGRLANPGFRNPRWVDGELVIFDGKYIRGGPVIGFVYWAPESHFFLFFNRLSLPA, from the exons ATGGCTTCGATCCCTTCTGCGCGTCTCCCACCGGCGTCGTCGGCCGGCCACATCGGCTCCGACTCCACCAGATTCCCAAGGAAAATACCAGTGTACCTCCCTCAGCCGCCGCTCCTGCCACTCCCCAGGCTCAAGCGCGTCGGCACTTCTAGGGCTCCGCCGAGCCCCTTCCTCTGCTGCTGCCACGACGGCCCTTCGTCTGGCGGGCAGGAGGAAGGTTCCTCCTCGAAAGATGGATCTTCCCCTATCAGCTGGGACTCGCTCATCCACGAGATCGTCCGTGGCGCTGCTAAAAGGTGGGACGAGTTGGTGGCATCGTGTCGCAATTCTTGGTCTAAGAATGGGTTGCCGGTGGTTGCCTCGGAGGCGGGAAAGGAGGTTCTTGGGGAGGAAGAGGAGAATGAGGAAGATGGAGGGGAGTGGGATTGGGAGAGGTGGAAGCGGCATTTTGCGGAAATTGAAGAGTACGAGAAGCTTGTTTCCATCTTAAAG TCACAATTGAATGAGGCTATTTTGAGAGAGGATTATGAGGATGCTGCAAAGCTGAAGTTGGCTATGTCTGGTGCTGCAAAAAAAGATGTTGTTGGAACAGCATTAACTATTATGAAT AGAGCTATAGAGGAAGAGAGATACAATGATGCGGCTTTCATTCGCGATCATGCCGGAGCAGAACTG GTTGGTTGGTGGGCTGGAATTTCAGAAGATGGCACTGATCCATATGGTCGGCTTATATGTATAATGGCTGAGTATGGAAGATACGTCGCAAGAAGCTACAGTCCCAG ACAGCTAGCCAGTGGCAGGGCAGGTCTTCCTCTCTTTGAGATTTTCTTCACCAAAACAGATGGAGATTACAGACAACAG GTGGTATATTTGCAAAAACTTGAAAATTCTGAAGACTCGACAAATAATTCCGTGAAAAAACCAGGTTCGAACAGCTTAAACTTGTATGATGGTCCAAAAGGGGAAAAGTCAGAAAACAGCTTACAAGCACAAGATTTAAAGACAGTTGAAGGAAAGGATGGTGATATAAATATGATGGATGGTATTTCTATTATCCAGAATGTTTTACGAGATCTAATTCCTGGTTCCAAGGTCAGGGTCATAAAACTGGGGTCACCTGGGAAAGTGGGCAAAGATATAATCAGCAAAGTTGTTGAACAGATAATGGAGGAAGAGGATGATGGTGACGAGGAAGACAGTTGCAATGAAGAGTTAGAAAGTATAGAATCAGATGGCCTTAACGCTGAAAATGACATTGAAGAGGTAGAAATGGAAGCTAGAGATTTGGCAAGTtcacaagaagagaaaagtgaaTTATCATTAAAAGTCATTATAGGTGATTTAACACCAAAATCATTTGCTGATGTGCCCCCCACCAATCTGGTCCGTGTTCCAGCAAAGCTAGAGAAAAGAGATAACTCATCATTTTCAATTACTTTGGGGCAAGATGCTGTCAAGAATAGAAATGAGAGGAAAAAACATGCTTCAAAGAGAAAAACTTTTGCTGCAAAGAATGCTGATCTTCTGTCATTTGAGCTTGCTAAAATGATTCCTGATAAAGATAGGAAGCATTTGAAG GTATTAAAAGATCTTCAGGAGCTAATCAACTACAGTGTTAACAACAGACAGAACTATCATTCTTTATATGAAACTACACTATTCCGCCAAATTAAGATGCCTTCAACTTCAGATCCACTTAGTG GACTATACATTGGTTCACATGGAATGTACAGCTCCAGTGTCCTCCATCTTAAGCGCAAATTTGGACAGTGGCAGGAGGATAGTACATCTCATAAATATGCAGATCTAAAATTTTATGAATATGTTGAAGCTACTAAACTGACTGGTGATCCTTCTGTGCCGGCTGGGCAG GTTGCATTTCGTGCAAAGCTGGGCAAGCAAAATCAGCTTCCTCATCAGGGAATAATCCCTGAAGAATTTGGAGTG ATTGCTAGATATAAAGGACAGGGGAGGCTAGCTAATCCAGGTTTTCGAAATCCTCGATGGGTTGATGGTGAGCTTGTTATTTTTGATGGGAAG TACATTAGAGGAGGTCCAGTTATTGGTTTTGTGTATTGGGCACCTGAATCTCACTTTTTTTTATTCTTCAATCGATTAAGCCTACCGGCTTAG